A region from the Benincasa hispida cultivar B227 chromosome 8, ASM972705v1, whole genome shotgun sequence genome encodes:
- the LOC120082998 gene encoding CBL-interacting serine/threonine-protein kinase 23-like isoform X3: MASKSKIYIVLEFVTGGELFDKIVSRGRMKEDEARKYFQQLINAVDYCHSRGVSHRDLKPENLLLDASGVLKVSDFGLSALPQQVREDGLLHTTCGTPNYVAPEVINNKGYDGAKADLWSCGVILFVLMAGYLPFEDSNLVALYKKIHKADFTCPPWFSTNAKKLIKRILDPNPSTRITIPEVIENEWFRKGYKPPTFEQADISLDDVDAIFNETGDSGTLVVERKEEGSQAPLTMNAFELISKSQGLNLSSLFEKQMGIVKRETRFTSNRPAKEILSKIEETAAPLGFDVKKNNYKMKLQGEKTGRKGHLSVATEIYEVAPSLYMVELRKAGGDTLEFHKFYKNLKTGLKDIVWKHEEEPDEGDSGASVSQSR; encoded by the exons ATGGCTAGCAAGTCCAAAATATATATTGTGTTGGAGTTTGTCACTGGTGGGGAACTATTTGACAAGATT GTTAGTAGAGGCAGGATGAAGGAAGATGAAGCAAGAAAGTATTTCCAGCAGCTTATTAATGCTGTGGATTATTGTCATAGCAGAGGTGTTTCTCACAGAGATTTAAAG CCCGAGAATTTGCTGCTTGATGCTAGTGGTGTTCTTAAAGTTTCAGATTTTGGTTTGAGTGCACTACCTCAACAAGTTCGG GAAGATGGATTACTTCACACAACATGTGGGACACCAAATTATGTTGCTCCAGAG GTGATCAATAATAAAGGCTATGATGGGGCAAAGGCTGATTTGTGGTCATGTGGCgtaattctttttgttttgatgGCTGGTTATTTACCCTTTGAAGATTCCAACCTAGTTGCGTTGTATAAGAAG ATACACAAGGCTGACTTCACTTGTCCACCATGGTTCTCTACAAACGCAAAGAAACTTATCAAAAGAATTCTGGATCCCAATCCCTCAACG AGAATTACTATTCCAGAGGTCATTGAGAATGAATGGTTTAGAAAAGGTTATAAGCCGCCCACTTTTGAACAAGCTGATATAAGTCTTGATGATGTGGATGCTATCTTCAACGAAACAGGG GATTCGGGTACTCTCGTCGTGGAAAGGAAAGAGGAAGGATCTCAAGCCCCTCTTACTATGAATGCATTCGAGCTTATCTCTAAATCTCAAGGCCTCAACCTCAGTTctctttttgaaaaacaaatg GGGATTGTTAAACGAGAAACAAGGTTCACATCCAATCGACCTGCAAAAGAGATCCTTTCTAAAATTGAGGAAACTGCAGCACCTTTGGGTTTTGATGTGAAGAAAAACAACTACAAG ATGAAACTTCAAGGTGAAAAAACAGGTCGTAAAGGCCATTTATCAGTGGCAACAGAG ATTTATGAGGTTGCTCCATCATTGTACATGGTTGAGCTTCGTAAGGCTGGAGGAGATACATTAGAATTTCACAAG TTTTATAAGAACCTCAAGACTGGGCTGAAAGACATTGTCTGGAAACATGAAGAGGAACCTGACGAAGGAGATTCTG GTGCCAGTGTCTCACAGTCGAGgtaa
- the LOC120082998 gene encoding CBL-interacting serine/threonine-protein kinase 23-like isoform X1, which yields MDGGGGRLKSASSSNVGRTRVGKYELGRTLGEGNFAKVKFARNSETGENVAIKILDKEKVLKHKMISQIKREISTMKLIRHPNVIRMFEVMASKSKIYIVLEFVTGGELFDKIVSRGRMKEDEARKYFQQLINAVDYCHSRGVSHRDLKPENLLLDASGVLKVSDFGLSALPQQVREDGLLHTTCGTPNYVAPEVINNKGYDGAKADLWSCGVILFVLMAGYLPFEDSNLVALYKKIHKADFTCPPWFSTNAKKLIKRILDPNPSTRITIPEVIENEWFRKGYKPPTFEQADISLDDVDAIFNETGDSGTLVVERKEEGSQAPLTMNAFELISKSQGLNLSSLFEKQMGIVKRETRFTSNRPAKEILSKIEETAAPLGFDVKKNNYKMKLQGEKTGRKGHLSVATEIYEVAPSLYMVELRKAGGDTLEFHKFYKNLKTGLKDIVWKHEEEPDEGDSGASVSQSR from the exons ATGGACGGCGGCGGAGGGAGGTTGAAGTCGGCGAGTTCGAGCAATGTTGGAAGAACCCGCGTGGGAAAATACGAGTTGGGTCGAACCCTTGGCGAGGGTAACTTCGCTAAGGTCAAGTTTGCTCGGAACTCGGAGACCGGCGAGAACGTGGCGATCAAAATTCTTGACAAGGAGAAAGTTCTTAAGCATAAGATGATCAGTcag ATTAAACGTGAGATATcaacaatgaaattaattagGCATCCAAATGTCATCCGTATGTTTGAG GTGATGGCTAGCAAGTCCAAAATATATATTGTGTTGGAGTTTGTCACTGGTGGGGAACTATTTGACAAGATT GTTAGTAGAGGCAGGATGAAGGAAGATGAAGCAAGAAAGTATTTCCAGCAGCTTATTAATGCTGTGGATTATTGTCATAGCAGAGGTGTTTCTCACAGAGATTTAAAG CCCGAGAATTTGCTGCTTGATGCTAGTGGTGTTCTTAAAGTTTCAGATTTTGGTTTGAGTGCACTACCTCAACAAGTTCGG GAAGATGGATTACTTCACACAACATGTGGGACACCAAATTATGTTGCTCCAGAG GTGATCAATAATAAAGGCTATGATGGGGCAAAGGCTGATTTGTGGTCATGTGGCgtaattctttttgttttgatgGCTGGTTATTTACCCTTTGAAGATTCCAACCTAGTTGCGTTGTATAAGAAG ATACACAAGGCTGACTTCACTTGTCCACCATGGTTCTCTACAAACGCAAAGAAACTTATCAAAAGAATTCTGGATCCCAATCCCTCAACG AGAATTACTATTCCAGAGGTCATTGAGAATGAATGGTTTAGAAAAGGTTATAAGCCGCCCACTTTTGAACAAGCTGATATAAGTCTTGATGATGTGGATGCTATCTTCAACGAAACAGGG GATTCGGGTACTCTCGTCGTGGAAAGGAAAGAGGAAGGATCTCAAGCCCCTCTTACTATGAATGCATTCGAGCTTATCTCTAAATCTCAAGGCCTCAACCTCAGTTctctttttgaaaaacaaatg GGGATTGTTAAACGAGAAACAAGGTTCACATCCAATCGACCTGCAAAAGAGATCCTTTCTAAAATTGAGGAAACTGCAGCACCTTTGGGTTTTGATGTGAAGAAAAACAACTACAAG ATGAAACTTCAAGGTGAAAAAACAGGTCGTAAAGGCCATTTATCAGTGGCAACAGAG ATTTATGAGGTTGCTCCATCATTGTACATGGTTGAGCTTCGTAAGGCTGGAGGAGATACATTAGAATTTCACAAG TTTTATAAGAACCTCAAGACTGGGCTGAAAGACATTGTCTGGAAACATGAAGAGGAACCTGACGAAGGAGATTCTG GTGCCAGTGTCTCACAGTCGAGgtaa
- the LOC120082998 gene encoding CBL-interacting serine/threonine-protein kinase 23-like isoform X2, with amino-acid sequence MDGGGGRLKSASSSNVGRTRVGKYELGRTLGEGNFAKVKFARNSETGENVAIKILDKEKVLKHKMISQIKREISTMKLIRHPNVIRMFEVMASKSKIYIVLEFVTGGELFDKIVSRGRMKEDEARKYFQQLINAVDYCHSRGVSHRDLKPENLLLDASGVLKVSDFGLSALPQQVREDGLLHTTCGTPNYVAPEVINNKGYDGAKADLWSCGVILFVLMAGYLPFEDSNLVALYKKIHKADFTCPPWFSTNAKKLIKRILDPNPSTRITIPEVIENEWFRKGYKPPTFEQADISLDDVDAIFNETGDSGTLVVERKEEGSQAPLTMNAFELISKSQGLNLSSLFEKQMGIVKRETRFTSNRPAKEILSKIEETAAPLGFDVKKNNYKMKLQGEKTGRKGHLSVATEIYEVAPSLYMVELRKAGGDTLEFHKFYKNLKTGLKDIVWKHEEEPDEGDSG; translated from the exons ATGGACGGCGGCGGAGGGAGGTTGAAGTCGGCGAGTTCGAGCAATGTTGGAAGAACCCGCGTGGGAAAATACGAGTTGGGTCGAACCCTTGGCGAGGGTAACTTCGCTAAGGTCAAGTTTGCTCGGAACTCGGAGACCGGCGAGAACGTGGCGATCAAAATTCTTGACAAGGAGAAAGTTCTTAAGCATAAGATGATCAGTcag ATTAAACGTGAGATATcaacaatgaaattaattagGCATCCAAATGTCATCCGTATGTTTGAG GTGATGGCTAGCAAGTCCAAAATATATATTGTGTTGGAGTTTGTCACTGGTGGGGAACTATTTGACAAGATT GTTAGTAGAGGCAGGATGAAGGAAGATGAAGCAAGAAAGTATTTCCAGCAGCTTATTAATGCTGTGGATTATTGTCATAGCAGAGGTGTTTCTCACAGAGATTTAAAG CCCGAGAATTTGCTGCTTGATGCTAGTGGTGTTCTTAAAGTTTCAGATTTTGGTTTGAGTGCACTACCTCAACAAGTTCGG GAAGATGGATTACTTCACACAACATGTGGGACACCAAATTATGTTGCTCCAGAG GTGATCAATAATAAAGGCTATGATGGGGCAAAGGCTGATTTGTGGTCATGTGGCgtaattctttttgttttgatgGCTGGTTATTTACCCTTTGAAGATTCCAACCTAGTTGCGTTGTATAAGAAG ATACACAAGGCTGACTTCACTTGTCCACCATGGTTCTCTACAAACGCAAAGAAACTTATCAAAAGAATTCTGGATCCCAATCCCTCAACG AGAATTACTATTCCAGAGGTCATTGAGAATGAATGGTTTAGAAAAGGTTATAAGCCGCCCACTTTTGAACAAGCTGATATAAGTCTTGATGATGTGGATGCTATCTTCAACGAAACAGGG GATTCGGGTACTCTCGTCGTGGAAAGGAAAGAGGAAGGATCTCAAGCCCCTCTTACTATGAATGCATTCGAGCTTATCTCTAAATCTCAAGGCCTCAACCTCAGTTctctttttgaaaaacaaatg GGGATTGTTAAACGAGAAACAAGGTTCACATCCAATCGACCTGCAAAAGAGATCCTTTCTAAAATTGAGGAAACTGCAGCACCTTTGGGTTTTGATGTGAAGAAAAACAACTACAAG ATGAAACTTCAAGGTGAAAAAACAGGTCGTAAAGGCCATTTATCAGTGGCAACAGAG ATTTATGAGGTTGCTCCATCATTGTACATGGTTGAGCTTCGTAAGGCTGGAGGAGATACATTAGAATTTCACAAG TTTTATAAGAACCTCAAGACTGGGCTGAAAGACATTGTCTGGAAACATGAAGAGGAACCTGACGAAGGAGATTCTG GATAG